CTACCGATAATAACCTTTGCGAAAACGAATTTGCCCGTATAATGCCGCTGGTTAACAAAATTTCGGTTGATGAGCCCGGAGTAAACCGCGTGCCGGCCGGTAGCAACGTGCTTTCGTGCCCTACGGTTACGGTGGTAAACCCCGGCCAGTTTCCGGTAACCATGTATATCGACTATGGTTCGGGCTGTACGGATGCGGTTGACGGTAAAATACGTGCCGGACGTTACATCTGCGTGTTCAGTGGCCCGTGGGATGATATCGGCTCTTCCATTAACATTACCCTCGACAGTTTCTACGTAAACAACATTCACTTTGAGGGGAATGCGGTAATTACCCACTCCGGCCAGCGCCAGTACACCACGACGGTAAACAACGGAAAATGCTCGAAAACCGGTACAAACCCCTGGGAAATTCTCTGGAACTGCAACCGCACCGTAGAATGGACGGAGGGGTATCTCACTTCACAACAGGAAGACGATGTGATACAGGTTACCGGCAGCAACTCGGGCACAGACCGCAATGGAAAAACATTTTCGGCAAACATTACCTCGCCGGTAATCCGGAATATGGGCTGCTCATGGATCCAACAGGGGCGTGTTGAACTTACGCCGGAAGGTAAACCCACACGCACCATCGACTTCGGAAGCGGCACCTGCGATAATCGGGCTACTGTAACTATCAATGGAATCAGTTACAACGTAACCCTTCAATAAGCTTAATTAATTTTAAGAAAGCCGGGTAACCCCGGCTTTCTTTTTTGCGTTACACTATTGGTTTTTTTGTTTTTTTGAAAAACCGGTTATATTTGTTCGCATTCAACCTGAGAACAGCCCTCTGCTCACCTTATGATGGTCGACATCTACGATTTTTATGACAAGATGGAGCGTAATAACATTATGCTCTCCTTCAAAGGCGATGTGACCTCAGAGTTGCTGACCTCGATCCTGCAGATTATGGAAACCAAGCTCGATAATATGCAGGAAGAGCCCAAAACCAAAAAGAAGGTTTACAACGTACTTGTAGAATGCCTCCAGAATCTTTACCACCACATGGATGATATTCCCAAAATGGGCAGTGTGAATCCGGAAACAGGTGAAAATTCGCGCTCGGCTATCTTTATGATTGGTAAACTTGACAACCAATACAACATTATTACCGGCAATTACATCCGCACACAGAATGTGGAAGGATTGCGCAGCCGCCTCGACGAGATCAATAAACTTTCGAAAGAAGAACTGAAAGATTATTACAAAGCCGTGCTCAACAACGGCGAGATTTCTGAAAAAGGCGGCGGCGGACTGGGTATGATTGACATTGCCCGCAAAACCGGTCAGAAACTGAATTATCATTTCATGCAGATTGATGAACAGCATTCGTTTTTCAGCCTGAACATCAAAATTGCACAATAAACAACTACAGAAGGGAACATGGAACGCATCGTTATTGAAGGAACACCCAAAACGCCCACAATTAATTTCGATATGAATACCGGGCTGCTCGAAATTAAGGGCCGCTCTATTCCCGAAAATTCAATTGAGTTTTACAAGCCGCTTGTAGAACATCTTGAGCGTTATGCCCAGAAACCGCTTGGTGAAACCAACGTAAATATTCAGCTTGAATACTTCAACACCAGCTCGTCGAAGTGTATTCTTGATGTATTCAAAAAGCTCGAAACCATTGCCAAAGGCGGCAGCCAGATTACCATTAACTGGTACTACGAGCAGGACGATGAAGATATGCTCGAAGCCGGCGAAGACTATCAGGCCATTATCAATGTGCCTTTTAAAATGATTGAAGTGAACGACTAAGGTTGTTCAACACCATAACGTACAAGGGCTGATTTCTTTCGAAGTCAGCCCTTGCTTATTTTGCGGAAATGCTATGTTTACTCGGCGCGTGGTGGTGTTTTGCGGAAACGCTCGGTAATATTACCCAGCCCTTCAATGAGTTTGCGGAGCAGATCGAAATACAGCGTAAAGATCATTACGGCGGTCATGCTCCAGAGAATCATAATGTTGTACCAGAAGGTATTGATGTAGGCGCCAAACACTTTTTTTCGCGGTGCAAAGAAATGTGCGTTACCGAGGTTGGTTTGCCAGGCTTCGCTGAATACGGGATCTGAATGCTGGATGAGTTTTCCGTCAATTTCAATGAGTTTGTTGAACTCATTGGCATTACGCACCAGATCGCTGAGGCTTTCGTTCAGGTAATCGTTTTTGAGTTTCATCACGCCTTCGGGGCCAAGCTCTTTTTCAAGTTTGTTTACCTGTTTGTCGTGATTATCGACCGCTTTCTGATAAACCGTTTTGTACACCGAGTTTACCATATCGAGGTACGAACGCATATCATCGGCCTGCGGTTTGGCAAACTGCCCGGGATTGATGCCTGCCACCGAAGTGCTGAGGCGGTTGAGTTCCTGCGTGAGTTTTTGGGTGAGGCGGCTTATTTTACCACGGCGGCTGAGTTCGAAGAGGCGTTCACGGTCGGTGGCAATTTCGTTTTTGAGCAGTTGAACATCGGATACAAAATCAGGCCCTTTTTTACCGTTGTTGGCCGAGGTCTCGCACTTATCTATTTTACCGCGAAGCTGTGGCAACCAGTAGTTGTTTTTGTAATCGGCAATGCTGGTAAGTTCGTCGCTGGCGTTAAACTGTTTTTGCCATTTGTTGTTGCGGAACTGGTTAACAGCAAGTGCTTCAAATGCCCAGCGGGAGGCCATCATTTCGCCGGCCACGGGCACGGTTTCCTGCGAGGTGATGGTGGGATTGAGTTTGTCGAACTTCACAATCACACCACTCAGCAACAGTTGCGGAATAATGAGGAAGGGAATGAGGATGTAAATGGTTACTGCCGAGTTGAAAGCCGAAGAAATATTGAGTCCGAGCAGATTGGCAAAACACGAGGTGGTAAACAACACCAGCCAGTAATCAGCCATCATGCCTTTTACGCCCAGCAGCAAATTGCCCACTACCACAAAGGTGAGTGTTTGAATGGCCGAAAGCACAAACATGATGAGGATTTTGGACCAGAGGTAGCTTGAGCGGCTGAGGTTGAGGAACGATTCGCGTTTGAGAATTTTGCGGTCGCGTATAATTTCCTCGGCCGATACGGTGAGCCCGATAAACAGCGCCACCACTACAGCCATAAACAGGTAGGCCGGAATATTTTCGTTTTCGCGGAAGATGTAGCCTATTTTGTTCGACACATCGGTATTGTAAAAACGAACAAGGAACGCAAGAATAAACGCCAGCACCGGAGCCTCAAGCAGGTTAATAATCATGTACTGCCGGTTGGTAAGCTTCGAACGTACATCGCGGGTGATGAACACACGCATCTGCTTGAGCTTGTTCGGAATGTTGAATGTGCTTTCCGGATTATC
The nucleotide sequence above comes from Bacteroidota bacterium. Encoded proteins:
- a CDS encoding DUF1987 domain-containing protein, with product MERIVIEGTPKTPTINFDMNTGLLEIKGRSIPENSIEFYKPLVEHLERYAQKPLGETNVNIQLEYFNTSSSKCILDVFKKLETIAKGGSQITINWYYEQDDEDMLEAGEDYQAIINVPFKMIEVND